A portion of the Carya illinoinensis cultivar Pawnee chromosome 11, C.illinoinensisPawnee_v1, whole genome shotgun sequence genome contains these proteins:
- the LOC122280339 gene encoding protein VTE6, chloroplastic isoform X1: MMVTHAGSAQSALSEAIKLIRSSPPTWQSALLNNVFIFVLGLPILVSGLSLSGIGAAFLLGTLTWRAFGPPGFLLVATYFIIGTAVTKVRMAQKEAQGVAEKRKGRRGPASVIGSSAAGCFCAFLSIFGVGGEASSQVLKLGFVASFCTKLSDTVSSEIGKAYGKTTYLVTTLKVVPRGTEGAVSVEGTIAGFLASFLLAFGSCVMGELGAAEAIICLIASQIANVGESIIGAALQEKEGFQWLNNDVVNIINISMGSIIAVLMQQMGTDFALAPSEQSQATQKKERLAVSRISG; the protein is encoded by the exons ATGATGGTGACCCATGCAGGCAGCGCGCAGAGCGCGCTATCGGAGGCAATCAAGCTGATCCGGTCCTCCCCTCCCACGTGGCAGTCCGCCCTCCTCAACAACgtcttcatttttgttttgggtttgcCAATTCTGGTCTCTGGGCTATCTCTTTCAGGCATTGGTGCTGCTTTCCTTTTGGGCACTCTCACTTGGCGTGCCTTTGGTCCCCCGGGTTTCCTTCTCGTTGCCACTTACTTCATCATT GGCACAGCGGTGACAAAAGTGAGAATGGCACAAAAGGAGGCACAAGGGGTTGCTGAGAAGAGAAAAGGAAGGAGAGGACCAGCTAGTGTTATTGGTTCCAGTGCTGCTGGTTGCTTCTgtgcttttctttcaatctttggAGTAGGGGGAGAGGCATCTTCTCAGGTTTTGAAACTCGGATTTGTTGCCAGCTTTTGTACAAAGTTGAGTGATACCGTCTCAAGTGAGATAGGGAAGGCATATGGCAAAACAAC GTATTTAGTTACCACGCTTAAGGTAGTCCCAAGGGGAACAGAAGGGGCTGTGAGTGTCGAGGGAACCATTGCTGGATTTTTGGCATCATTTCTTCTTGCCTTTGGTAGTTGTGTCATGGGTGAG CTAGGTGCAGCTGAAGCTATAATATGCCTAATTGCTTCCCAGATTGCTAATGTTGGGGAAAGCATAATAGGTGCTGCGCTTCAGGAGAAGGAAGGATTTCAATGG CTCAACAATGATGTTGTCAATATTATCAATATATCCATGGGCAGCATTATAGCCGTCCTCATGCAGCAG ATGGGAACAGATTTTGCCCTAGCTCCTTCGGAACAAAGCCAGGCCacacaaaagaaggaaaggtTGGCAGTCTCAAGGATAAGCGGTTGA
- the LOC122280339 gene encoding protein VTE6, chloroplastic isoform X2: MMVTHAGSAQSALSEAIKLIRSSPPTWQSALLNNVFIFVLGLPILVSGLSLSGIGAAFLLGTLTWRAFGPPGFLLVATYFIIGTAVTKVRMAQKEAQGVAEKRKGRRGPASVIGSSAAGCFCAFLSIFGVGGEASSQVLKLGFVASFCTKLSDTVSSEIGKAYGKTTYLVTTLKVVPRGTEGAVSVEGTIAGFLASFLLAFGSCVMGELGAAEAIICLIASQIANVGESIIGAALQEKEGFQWLNNDVVNIINISMGSIIAVLMQQTLVQHTLDLSPPKL; the protein is encoded by the exons ATGATGGTGACCCATGCAGGCAGCGCGCAGAGCGCGCTATCGGAGGCAATCAAGCTGATCCGGTCCTCCCCTCCCACGTGGCAGTCCGCCCTCCTCAACAACgtcttcatttttgttttgggtttgcCAATTCTGGTCTCTGGGCTATCTCTTTCAGGCATTGGTGCTGCTTTCCTTTTGGGCACTCTCACTTGGCGTGCCTTTGGTCCCCCGGGTTTCCTTCTCGTTGCCACTTACTTCATCATT GGCACAGCGGTGACAAAAGTGAGAATGGCACAAAAGGAGGCACAAGGGGTTGCTGAGAAGAGAAAAGGAAGGAGAGGACCAGCTAGTGTTATTGGTTCCAGTGCTGCTGGTTGCTTCTgtgcttttctttcaatctttggAGTAGGGGGAGAGGCATCTTCTCAGGTTTTGAAACTCGGATTTGTTGCCAGCTTTTGTACAAAGTTGAGTGATACCGTCTCAAGTGAGATAGGGAAGGCATATGGCAAAACAAC GTATTTAGTTACCACGCTTAAGGTAGTCCCAAGGGGAACAGAAGGGGCTGTGAGTGTCGAGGGAACCATTGCTGGATTTTTGGCATCATTTCTTCTTGCCTTTGGTAGTTGTGTCATGGGTGAG CTAGGTGCAGCTGAAGCTATAATATGCCTAATTGCTTCCCAGATTGCTAATGTTGGGGAAAGCATAATAGGTGCTGCGCTTCAGGAGAAGGAAGGATTTCAATGG CTCAACAATGATGTTGTCAATATTATCAATATATCCATGGGCAGCATTATAGCCGTCCTCATGCAGCAG ACCTTGGTGCAACATACATTGGATCTTTCACCCCCCAAGCTGTAA
- the LOC122280339 gene encoding protein VTE6, chloroplastic isoform X3, which translates to MMVTHAGSAQSALSEAIKLIRSSPPTWQSALLNNVFIFVLGLPILVSGLSLSGIGAAFLLGTLTWRAFGPPGFLLVATYFIIGTAVTKVRMAQKEAQGVAEKRKGRRGPASVIGSSAAGCFCAFLSIFGVGGEASSQVLKLGFVASFCTKLSDTVSSEIGKAYGKTTYLVTTLKVVPRGTEGAVSVEGTIAGFLASFLLAFGSCVMGELGAAEAIICLIASQIANVGESIIGAALQEKEGFQWPDMLVCFCLSLS; encoded by the exons ATGATGGTGACCCATGCAGGCAGCGCGCAGAGCGCGCTATCGGAGGCAATCAAGCTGATCCGGTCCTCCCCTCCCACGTGGCAGTCCGCCCTCCTCAACAACgtcttcatttttgttttgggtttgcCAATTCTGGTCTCTGGGCTATCTCTTTCAGGCATTGGTGCTGCTTTCCTTTTGGGCACTCTCACTTGGCGTGCCTTTGGTCCCCCGGGTTTCCTTCTCGTTGCCACTTACTTCATCATT GGCACAGCGGTGACAAAAGTGAGAATGGCACAAAAGGAGGCACAAGGGGTTGCTGAGAAGAGAAAAGGAAGGAGAGGACCAGCTAGTGTTATTGGTTCCAGTGCTGCTGGTTGCTTCTgtgcttttctttcaatctttggAGTAGGGGGAGAGGCATCTTCTCAGGTTTTGAAACTCGGATTTGTTGCCAGCTTTTGTACAAAGTTGAGTGATACCGTCTCAAGTGAGATAGGGAAGGCATATGGCAAAACAAC GTATTTAGTTACCACGCTTAAGGTAGTCCCAAGGGGAACAGAAGGGGCTGTGAGTGTCGAGGGAACCATTGCTGGATTTTTGGCATCATTTCTTCTTGCCTTTGGTAGTTGTGTCATGGGTGAG CTAGGTGCAGCTGAAGCTATAATATGCCTAATTGCTTCCCAGATTGCTAATGTTGGGGAAAGCATAATAGGTGCTGCGCTTCAGGAGAAGGAAGGATTTCAATGG CCTGACATGCTGGTCTGCTTCtgtctttcactttcatga
- the LOC122280339 gene encoding protein VTE6, chloroplastic isoform X4: MAQKEAQGVAEKRKGRRGPASVIGSSAAGCFCAFLSIFGVGGEASSQVLKLGFVASFCTKLSDTVSSEIGKAYGKTTYLVTTLKVVPRGTEGAVSVEGTIAGFLASFLLAFGSCVMGELGAAEAIICLIASQIANVGESIIGAALQEKEGFQWLNNDVVNIINISMGSIIAVLMQQMGTDFALAPSEQSQATQKKERLAVSRISG, from the exons ATGGCACAAAAGGAGGCACAAGGGGTTGCTGAGAAGAGAAAAGGAAGGAGAGGACCAGCTAGTGTTATTGGTTCCAGTGCTGCTGGTTGCTTCTgtgcttttctttcaatctttggAGTAGGGGGAGAGGCATCTTCTCAGGTTTTGAAACTCGGATTTGTTGCCAGCTTTTGTACAAAGTTGAGTGATACCGTCTCAAGTGAGATAGGGAAGGCATATGGCAAAACAAC GTATTTAGTTACCACGCTTAAGGTAGTCCCAAGGGGAACAGAAGGGGCTGTGAGTGTCGAGGGAACCATTGCTGGATTTTTGGCATCATTTCTTCTTGCCTTTGGTAGTTGTGTCATGGGTGAG CTAGGTGCAGCTGAAGCTATAATATGCCTAATTGCTTCCCAGATTGCTAATGTTGGGGAAAGCATAATAGGTGCTGCGCTTCAGGAGAAGGAAGGATTTCAATGG CTCAACAATGATGTTGTCAATATTATCAATATATCCATGGGCAGCATTATAGCCGTCCTCATGCAGCAG ATGGGAACAGATTTTGCCCTAGCTCCTTCGGAACAAAGCCAGGCCacacaaaagaaggaaaggtTGGCAGTCTCAAGGATAAGCGGTTGA
- the LOC122280832 gene encoding protein ROOT INITIATION DEFECTIVE 3-like, with product MSSSSHEIILTSSPDGPIIAYDASSGAILASFIGSRSPRQGLVLVGNTFVAASHISSATASASIHLYNWWSSSAFHHLPLPEPVAPITATSDGLYLFAGGLSGSIHALSVPSGNLLKSLTAHEKPVSCLKISNDRSLLISGGDDGAVVVVPIFRLVEASTNENGGNIILHRFPAHADSVTDITLGVGFCNSTIISCSLDCTCKFWNLSRGTHLRTVAFPCAIFGVALDPIEYEFHAAGSDGSLYKGTLKVGSKKLVSQGGELVKWTQEHDGAVISLGLTNKGRNLVSAAEDGSVWIRVITTGEIIMALKNEMGSISDMVVSTGISYGKGHGVGGTSATAESGNWSLAGRELSFPMKQTLEMEEILTSVAKDRSRTIDMLESAIDMYEKLLELILKEAKEGTGTG from the coding sequence ATGTCATCTTCCTCGCATGAAATTATCCTCACTAGTTCTCCTGATGGCCCCATTATCGCCTATGATGCCTCCTCGGGTGCCATACTAGCCAGCTTTATTGGCAGCCGATCGCCTCGTCAAGGGCTTGTTCTTGTCGGGAACACTTTCGTTGCTGCCTCTCATATCTCCTCCGCCACAGCCTCTGCTTCCATCCACCTCTATAATTGGTGGTCTTCAAGTGCCTTCCACCACCTTCCTCTCCCCGAACCTGTTGCTCCTATCACTGCCACTTCCGATGGTTTGTATCTCTTTGCAGGTGGCCTTTCAGGCAGTATCCATGCCCTGTCAGTCCCCTCAGGGAACCTACTCAAATCACTCACCGCTCATGAAAAACCTGTCTCTTGCCTCAAAATCAGTAATGATAGATCGCTCCTGATTTCGGGGGGCGATGATGGTGCGGTTGTTGTTGTCCCAATCTTTCGACTTGTAGAGGCCTCAACAAATGAGAATGGAGGCAATATCATACTGCATCGATTTCCAGCACATGCTGATTCAGTTACTGACATTACTCTTGGAGTGGGGTTCTGCAACTCTACAATAATCTCTTGCTCATTGGATTGTACATGTAAGTTCTGGAATCTTTCTCGCGGGACACATCTTAGGACAGTGGCATTCCCATGCGCAATTTTTGGAGTTGCACTAGACCCAATAGAGTATGAGTTTCATGCAGCAGGGTCAGATGGTTCTCTATACAAGGGAACATTGAAGGTTGGAAGCAAAAAACTTGTTAGCCAAGGGGGAGAACTGGTGAAATGGACCCAAGAACATGATGGGGCAGTCATATCTTTGGGGCTAACAAATAAGGGGCGGAATTTGGTATCTGCAGCAGAAGATGGAAGTGTATGGATTCGGGTAATCACGACGGGAGAGATCATTATGGCTCTTAAAAATGAGATGGGGAGCATTAGTGATATGGTGGTGAGCACAGGGATTAGTTATGGCAAGGGGCATGGTGTTGGAGGGACTTCTGCAACTGCTGAATCAGGGAATTGGAGTCTTGCTGGTAGAGAGTTAAGTTTTCCCATGAAGCAGACACTAGAAATGGAAGAGATATTGACATCGGTGGCAAAGGACAGGAGCAGAACCATTGACATGCTTGAATCTGCCATCGATATGTACGAGAAGCTCTTGGAACTCATTCTCAAAGAAGCCAAGGAAGGCACCGGCACGGGTTGA
- the LOC122280833 gene encoding B-box zinc finger protein 22 isoform X2, translated as MKIQCNVCEVAEATVLCCADEAALCWACDEKIHTANKLASMHQRVPLSSSSSQMPKCDICQETVGYFFCLEDRALLCRKCDVAIHTANAYVYAHQRFLLTGVKVGLEPTEPVASSSSGKSVSKEKIPETEAHSFSRRDSLPLAGQYNEVLPNPVGGVGDFASSKVLYTGGSMAGIIPQWPIDEYLGLPEYNQNYGYIDNGSSKADSGKLGESDSPILRAFEEELDDDECLGQVPEASWAVPQVPSPPTASGLYWPKNCQNASEGTLFVPDICHSHVQNPMHCQHNGTISNRRRRL; from the exons ATGAAGATACAGTGCAACGTGTGCGAGGTGGCGGAGGCGACGGTGCTGTGCTGCGCGGACGAGGCGGCACTGTGTTGGGCCTGCGACGAGAAGATTCACACGGCCAACAAGCTCGCTAGCATGCACCAGAGAGTCCCTCTCTCGAGCTCATCCTCTCAGATGCCGAAGTGTGATATCTGCCAG GAGACAGTTGGCTACTTCTTTTGTCTAGAGGATCGAGCTTTACTCTGCAGAAAATGTGATGTTGCCATACATACAGCGAATGCTTATGTGTATGCGCACCAGAGGTTTTTGCTAACTGGGGTAAAAGTTGGTCTTGAACCTACTGAACCTGTTGCTTCCTCTTCCTCAGGGAAGTCGGTctctaaagaaaaaatcccaGAAACTGAAGCTCACTCTTTTTCTAGAAGGGACTCGTTGCCATTGGCTGGGCAATACAATGAAGTATTACCCAACCCTGTTGGTGGAGTTGGGGACTTTGCATCATCAAAGGTGTTGTATACTGGGGGCTCTATGGCTGGAATCATCCCCCAATGGCCTATAGATGAATATCTTGGACTTCCTGAATACAATCAGAACTATGGCTACATAGACAATGGATCATCTAAG GCTGATAGCGGCAAGCTTGGGGAATCCGATTCCCCAATTTTAAGAGCTTTTGAGGAAGAACTGGATGATGATGAGTGCTTGGGTCAGGTGCCAGAGGCCTCATGGGCTGTGCCGCAGGTCCCTTCTCCACCTACTGCCTCAGGGCTATACTGGCCGAAAAACTGTCAGAATGCATCGGAGGGTACCCTTTTTGTTCCTGATATATGCCACTCACATGTTCAGAATCCCATGCATTGTCAGCATAATGGTACAATCTCGAACCGGAGGAGACGACTCTAA
- the LOC122280833 gene encoding B-box zinc finger protein 22 isoform X1 — protein sequence MQQRPNFPWKNIWRSKAPTKAAFFVWTAALWKILTIDNLRRHGLIIVDWCCLCRNNGEMGDHILLHCEFTCEIWNYFFSRMGIAWVMPGWVVDLLATWRGITGTSQIVAETVGYFFCLEDRALLCRKCDVAIHTANAYVYAHQRFLLTGVKVGLEPTEPVASSSSGKSVSKEKIPETEAHSFSRRDSLPLAGQYNEVLPNPVGGVGDFASSKVLYTGGSMAGIIPQWPIDEYLGLPEYNQNYGYIDNGSSKADSGKLGESDSPILRAFEEELDDDECLGQVPEASWAVPQVPSPPTASGLYWPKNCQNASEGTLFVPDICHSHVQNPMHCQHNGTISNRRRRL from the exons ATGCAACAAAGGCCCAATTTTCCGTGGAAGAACATATGGAGAAGTAAAGCACCCACCAAGGCTgcattctttgtatggacagcaGCATTATGGAAGATTTTGACCATTGATAATCTTAGAAGACATGGCCTTATAATTGTGGACTGGTGCTGTTTGTGTAGAAATAATGGTGAAATGGGGGATCACATACTCCTACATTGTGAGTTTACTTGTGAGATATGGAACTACTTTTTTAGTAGAATGGGAATAGCATGGGTAATGCCAGGTTGGGTGGTGGATCTTCTAGCAACCTGGAGAGGGATCACTGGGACTTCACAAATTGTAGCG GAGACAGTTGGCTACTTCTTTTGTCTAGAGGATCGAGCTTTACTCTGCAGAAAATGTGATGTTGCCATACATACAGCGAATGCTTATGTGTATGCGCACCAGAGGTTTTTGCTAACTGGGGTAAAAGTTGGTCTTGAACCTACTGAACCTGTTGCTTCCTCTTCCTCAGGGAAGTCGGTctctaaagaaaaaatcccaGAAACTGAAGCTCACTCTTTTTCTAGAAGGGACTCGTTGCCATTGGCTGGGCAATACAATGAAGTATTACCCAACCCTGTTGGTGGAGTTGGGGACTTTGCATCATCAAAGGTGTTGTATACTGGGGGCTCTATGGCTGGAATCATCCCCCAATGGCCTATAGATGAATATCTTGGACTTCCTGAATACAATCAGAACTATGGCTACATAGACAATGGATCATCTAAG GCTGATAGCGGCAAGCTTGGGGAATCCGATTCCCCAATTTTAAGAGCTTTTGAGGAAGAACTGGATGATGATGAGTGCTTGGGTCAGGTGCCAGAGGCCTCATGGGCTGTGCCGCAGGTCCCTTCTCCACCTACTGCCTCAGGGCTATACTGGCCGAAAAACTGTCAGAATGCATCGGAGGGTACCCTTTTTGTTCCTGATATATGCCACTCACATGTTCAGAATCCCATGCATTGTCAGCATAATGGTACAATCTCGAACCGGAGGAGACGACTCTAA